TGATCTTCCAGGACCCGATGACCTACCTGAACCCGCTCTTCACGATCGGGCGGCAGCTCGGCGATGCGATCGCCGCCCATGCGCGGGCGCACGGCGCCCCGCGGCCCGCCCAGGCCGAGCGCCGGGCCCGGGCGGCCGCGCTGCTGGCGCAGGTCGCCCTGCGCGAGCCGGAGCGGGTGCTCGATTCCTACCCGCACCAGCTCTCGGGCGGCATGCGCCAGCGCGTGCTGATCGCCCTCGCCCTCTCCGGCAAGCCGCGCCTCCTGATCGCCGACGAGCCGACGACCGCCCTCGACGTGACGGTCCAGGCCCAGGTGCTGCGGCTCCTGCGCGACCTCGTCGAGACCTTGGCGCTGACGGTGGTGATGATCAGCCACGATGTCGGGGCGATCGCGGCGCTGACCGCGCGCGTCGCCGTCATGTACGCCGGCAACGTCGTCGAGGAAGGCCCGACGGCGCGGGTGCTGGCGCGTCCGCTCCATCCCTATACAAGCGGCCTGCTCGCGGCCCTGCCGGAGATCGACGGCGAGATCCGGCGCCTCCAAGGCGTGCCGGGCACGATCCCGAGCCTGATCGATCCGCCTTCCGGCTGCCGCTTCCACCCGCGCTGCGCCCACGCCACGGCGATCTGCACGACCGAGCGGCCCGCCATGCGCCGCGCCGACCCCTCCCACAGCGTCGCGTGCCACCATGCCGACCTCGCCTGATCTGGGGGCCCTCCCACCATCGCCGCTCCTGCGCGCCACCGGCCTCGTCAAGGTCTTCCACGCGAGCGGAGGGCGCGAGGTGCGGGCCGTCGACGGCGTCGAGTTCTCCATCGGGACCGGCGAGGTTTTGGGGATCGTCGGCGAATCGGGCTCCGGCAAATCGACGATCGCCCGCATGGTCCTGCGCCTGATCGAGCCGAGCGCCGGGACGGTCACGTTCGACGGCCAGGACATCACGGCGCTCGGCGACGCGGCGATGCGGCGCCTG
This region of Methylobacterium sp. SyP6R genomic DNA includes:
- a CDS encoding ABC transporter ATP-binding protein, with translation MSALLAIEDYHLAIPTFDGPARVLNGINLALSEGETLGIVGESGCGKTVLARSILGIGPGRAQRTGGRILFEGRDVAAFSERDWRSVRGVKIAMIFQDPMTYLNPLFTIGRQLGDAIAAHARAHGAPRPAQAERRARAAALLAQVALREPERVLDSYPHQLSGGMRQRVLIALALSGKPRLLIADEPTTALDVTVQAQVLRLLRDLVETLALTVVMISHDVGAIAALTARVAVMYAGNVVEEGPTARVLARPLHPYTSGLLAALPEIDGEIRRLQGVPGTIPSLIDPPSGCRFHPRCAHATAICTTERPAMRRADPSHSVACHHADLA